In Drechmeria coniospora strain ARSEF 6962 chromosome 03, whole genome shotgun sequence, the DNA window TCCTGCGCGACATTAGTCGCGGGACCAGCATGTGCAAGCTGTGTGAATGGAAAAGAGACCAACATCGGTGATGGACGGTCCGCTTGGTGGTATTTTACATTCCCAGGCCTGCTCCAGTCTTTGATTCATATTTTGCTGGCCAGTTGTGTTGGTGTCGGAGCCTGGGGTTGAAGAGAGCGCCGCTCCAAATTATGTGGCGCGAAAAGGTATGTGCTAATTAATAGTGGTGTTGAGTGGTGTTGGTGTCGGGTGTCGTTGATGCCTAAGCGCGCTGTCACGTGCCCCGAACCAGCCTGCGCGTCGCCGCTTGCAATGAGGGAAGGATTGGTGGTCTGGAGAATCACGCTGGTTTGCATGCAACACGGACCGTTATTTATACGAGACAGAATTGGTCAAAGCCGTCACCTTTGTCCATCACTTCTGCCCCGCGTAACGGAATGGCGGCCGGCCTCACTTGGCCTGCAATAGCGCCAGGGCGCTCTCGAAAGCTCGCACGACTTCTTCGTCTGTTCAGAGAGTTAGGCTGACACCCACGTCTGCACAATGACGGGCGCACTTACAGTGTTGCTGCTTCTGGACGGCCTTTTCCTCCGAAAGGTTGACGAATCGCTGTCTAGTCCGGAGCCTCTTCACGGCCCGGGCATCGTCATGCGatgaagcggcggcggcccaaGCTTGGAAGTACTGCTTTGCGTCAGTTCGGAATCCGAGAAAACAAAAGACGGCATCCTGGACGTCTGCTACCTTGGATAGGCCTTCTGCTTCCTTCATGATCTCCCTCTCGCGAGCATCTGCTGCTTGCAACGCCTTCTCGTACCTCGCCTCAAAATCGTCCCAGTCGAATGGCGGGAGATGGCCGGGAGTGCTCGACGCATCTGACTTGGGGCTTCGCTGGTGATCCGACGGCTCAGGCGTCCTCGCTTCCGATTGCGAGCGGCTCTCGACGACATCCGCAAGAGCATCCAGCTGCACGCttttctcctcgtcctcggggGTCGCCGTCGCAGGCTTGTCGCCGGTCAGAGGCCCCGTGGAGGATGGCATGGCCATGAATAGGATACGGTGGCAATTCTCAGTTGCTTGCCGTTGTGTGTAGGAAATGGAACGGCTAGAGTGCTCTCGCACTAGATTTGAACTCGACGTGCGGGCTCTTGTCCAGCACCAGGAAGTGTAGCAGTAGGAAATTGTAGCTTGGAGCGCGCATCGAATCGATGTGAACTCGTAGAGAACGTGCCTGCAACACGATGGGAAGTCGATTAGAAGGTGGTAAGTAGGTGCCTACGAGTAGTGGAACTtctagtactgtaagtactgtactccgtaggtacctaataGTTGGttcagtacctagtactgtactgtaccgtacatgtaccagaCCTGGTGGTAGGTGGTGATGTGCTATGTTCTTAGTACcaacggagtacatgtaggtacttacacTGACAAGCACATACATACACttgcttacaagtacatggaggtcTCCACATCAAAGTATAAGTAcgtatgtacagtagttcCACGCAAAGTACAGGTAGTTCCACGTAAAGTACAGGTAGTTCCTcgcaaagtactgtacaggtagtTCCACGCAAAGTACAGGTAGTTTCACGCAAAGTACAGGTAGTTTCACGCAAAGTACAGGTAGTTCCAcgcaaagtacatgtactgtaagcatcTGGCATTTGAACTGGCACAATTACAAAGTACTCAtcagtactcgtacatgaaCAACAGCCAAGTAATACCGCTCTTTCTGGTATCATCTGCTCATGAATCCGCCCTGGGCACACACACTattgcacctacagcacctTCAAGAATGTACCGAGTTCAACTAGTAACAATTACTAGGTAGTGATGGGTGGAAAATGCACcaagtcggtacctagtactgtacttgcctacCCCCAAAGGCCGCCTGCGTcctctgtacatgcacttggcGGTTGCCTGTACCTCCACTAAAGTAGCCTAGTAGGCCACTAGCAGGTGCTATTTCCATCAAACCACGAGACAAGCTGGACGATACTTCACGTCATCTGCCCTGCCCAACCCGTTGGAACATCATGCCGACACAACCACGATAATTCACCGTCCTCTCTTGCTCTCAAACTGTCTTGTGTTTTTTTTTGTAACAACATGCATTGccttcccccccccatcTAACCTCTCACAGCCAGGCCGGCCTCCCCATCTCTCcaccagcggcggcgcccgGTGACGACATCGGACAAGATCGAGCCTCATTTTCGTCATGGAATGTGACATCTGCCGTCGCGGCTACGATGCCCACCGCCTACCCTTTCTCTGCCCCGTCGATGCCCGGAACCGTATTTACCCGGGGCGAATCGAGAATGTGCATCTTCTTCTGGAGAACGAGAGGCTCCAGGAGCAGATCCATGGTCTCTTGTCGGCGGATGGTGCAAAGTCCTCCaaagacgccgtcgagctctcTCTTGCGAAGCAGCGCCTTGTCGAAGACCGGACGAGCCagatcctcgccgccgccgacaagctcAGGGACGAGATCCGGTCCGCCAAGGAGGAGATCAAGGCGAGAACGACGGCTCTGGCCCGGCGCCGATCCGATCTCGCCTCCGTTTCCGACGGCCTCCAGGAGCGCTGGGCCAAACAGCAGCACGAAATGGACAAGTCGATCCAGATGGCCAGCTTCCGGTGGTCGCAGTGCGCCGAGGACACCGCCAGGACTCGCTCCTTTCTCTGCACCGAGGCCATCCGGCTTTACGGCCTGAAGCGCACGAGAAAGAGCAACACGTCACGCTACGACTATCACATTGGCAAGATCCCAGTCGTGGATCTGACAAGCATGGACTGTACGTCTAATCTCGGTCGTctccccctcgccctcgttgTCGTTCTCCTCTTCCGCTTCCTCCACTGTGTCATGACATCCGACGCCGGAGCACGCACCATTCCTCGGAAGCGGCGAGCGGTCCTGTTTCTGGTATCGATTCTGACCTTGATCCACAGCACTCGCTCCCGAAGTCATCTCGACTTCCCTCGCCCACGTCGCCCACATTCTCCTTCTCGTCTCTCACTATCTCGCCGTCCGTCTCCCGGCCGAGATAACGCTCCCGCATGGCGACTACCCCCATCCGACCATCTTCAGCCTCGCCAGCTCGTACCGGCatcgtcctcctctccctttCTCCTCTGGACCCGTCACgacgccttcctcggccCATGCCCGCGATTCCGACACCCAGCATGTCCCTCGCCCCCGTCCCTTGTTCGTCGACAAGCCCCCCGCCCAGCTATCCAAAGATGACCCGGCCATGTACTCATTCTTCCTCGAGGGCGTCACGTTGCTGGCGTACGACATCGCCTGGCTCTGCAGCTGTCAAGGCGTATCCATCGGCGACAAGGACTCTTTCGAAGACATCTGTCACATTGGCCGCAATCTCTACACCTTTGTTCTCAGCTCTCAGCTGCAGGCGTACGTCAGATTGCCCGTCAAGACGGCCAACCAAGGCGGGCATGGGCATGATGGGTCGGTCGATGTcgcaagctcgccgtcgaactGGATCGGCCGATACTCTCACGGCACCATGTATTATtatctcggcggcgtcgaagggACGGAGTTTGTTCGAACATTCAAGTTGCCGAGCCCCATGAAGCTGGCGGACAAGCTGAAGAAGAAGCTGCTCGGAGATGCGGCCGGTGTCGACTGGGAagttctcgacgacgaggcttGGAAACCCGATGAAGCGCCGAACCACGACTGGACGACAAAGGGTAAATCGCATGCCATCATCGACAAGCTGAGGGATCAGGGAGGAAAGGCATTACCCCGTACAGGCTCGAACGGTTGGACGAAAGTGAAGCCAAGGGCGTGACGTAACGTGACCTTGCCAGACTCTTCGATGCCACCCGAGCTGAGAGTCGAATGACGGAGAGCAGAGCTTGATCGTCTCGCTGCTGAAATCTAGCCATGTTTGTGCGGTCAAGTCATTTCTGACCGGGGCATCGTATGTGACTTTCCAGCCGCAGCAGTGTCTGGCCAAGTCGTCCAGCGAATGGTGCTTCGTTCACCTGCTTCAGGCGTCGGGTTTTCTTTGTAGAGCTAGACTGTAGCTTCTACTGTCGGCAGGTCAGTGGCTTCGATCATTGTTGGGCATCACTGTCATCTGTGCTAGGTTAGATGGTTGAGTATCTTTTGGTCGTCACCCCGCCCCAACAACTATGCCGCGTCCTCTTATCCGGTTTCCCCACCGATTAGGCTCATCGTGATGAACTTCTCCTGGCAATGCACTACACAGTACACCGTCTGTTGGCATTTTTCGCAAGATGACCATGAACGCGACAATGGTGCCGGTCAAAGGATGAGCCAGTCATCGAAGTGGACATCACCCTGCACTATCTGAGTCGTTTCAGGCTCGGACTCGTCTCCAGAGCAGGTAACGTGTTTCACCTCACCCATACCTCATGATCCGAGCCTGACTGTGGACGGAGATGGGAGGTAGAAGACAGCGGATGCGAGGCGCGATTGAATTGATAAACCGCCAAAATTCGTCCCAAAGAAGCACATCTCCCCAACCCAAAATCAAGAGAATCTGATGCAAAATAATCCAATAATACAACGCCTGCAGCAAGTCAACAAACATCAAGCATTCATCTGTCCAGCAGCCAAGATGTCGATGCGTGCCCTGCCatccgtcctcctcctcagc includes these proteins:
- a CDS encoding UV radiation resistance protein/autophagy-related protein 14, coding for MECDICRRGYDAHRLPFLCPVDARNRIYPGRIENVHLLLENERLQEQIHGLLSADGAKSSKDAVELSLAKQRLVEDRTSQILAAADKLRDEIRSAKEEIKARTTALARRRSDLASVSDGLQERWAKQQHEMDKSIQMASFRWSQCAEDTARTRSFLCTEAIRLYGLKRTRKSNTSRYDYHIGKIPVVDLTSMDSLAPEVISTSLAHVAHILLLVSHYLAVRLPAEITLPHGDYPHPTIFSLASSYRHRPPLPFSSGPVTTPSSAHARDSDTQHVPRPRPLFVDKPPAQLSKDDPAMYSFFLEGVTLLAYDIAWLCSCQGVSIGDKDSFEDICHIGRNLYTFVLSSQLQAYVRLPVKTANQGGHGHDGSVDVASSPSNWIGRYSHGTMYYYLGGVEGTEFVRTFKLPSPMKLADKLKKKLLGDAAGVDWEVLDDEAWKPDEAPNHDWTTKGKSHAIIDKLRDQGGKALPRTGSNGWTKVKPRA